In Gimesia benthica, a single window of DNA contains:
- a CDS encoding alpha/beta hydrolase family protein, protein MFRKLCSVALMLAWGLSGSHTSTAAEKLPEAQPADNPVLTKIEVKSTLDQSMQPSLIWAPKSAKSSPTPLFVFLHSWSGNYKQNNAKWLKEAQQRGWIYLHPNFRGVNQQPEACGSRLARQDILDAIDYVIQHYDVDQSRIYLAGSSGGGHMTMLMVGHHPDRFSAASAWVGISDLADWYRFHVKDGKPQRYAQMILKSLTAKPGTSQEVDAQYRDRSPLYWIANASEVPLDLNAGVTDGQTGSVPFMHTLKAYNQLAKKNNSPLITDAEMHQLWDQGKLTTPQSADETPDETYGRDIHLRRKSGQARVTIFEGGHEGLPEPACAWLSQQSRDTSSFGKGSD, encoded by the coding sequence ATGTTCCGAAAATTATGTTCCGTCGCCCTGATGCTGGCCTGGGGTTTGTCTGGCAGTCATACATCGACCGCTGCAGAAAAGTTGCCTGAAGCACAGCCGGCGGACAATCCGGTTCTCACAAAGATTGAAGTCAAAAGCACGCTGGATCAGAGCATGCAGCCATCTCTCATCTGGGCGCCGAAGTCTGCCAAATCCAGTCCCACACCATTGTTTGTCTTCCTGCATTCCTGGAGTGGCAATTATAAGCAGAACAACGCCAAGTGGCTTAAAGAGGCACAACAACGCGGATGGATTTACCTGCATCCCAATTTCCGGGGCGTCAATCAGCAGCCGGAAGCCTGTGGTTCTCGACTGGCTCGACAGGACATTCTCGATGCGATCGACTATGTCATTCAACACTATGATGTCGATCAGTCGCGAATCTACCTGGCGGGTTCTTCGGGGGGCGGACACATGACAATGCTCATGGTTGGTCATCATCCGGATCGTTTCTCTGCCGCCTCGGCCTGGGTCGGCATCAGTGATCTCGCAGACTGGTATCGCTTCCACGTCAAAGATGGTAAACCCCAGCGGTACGCCCAGATGATTCTCAAGTCGCTGACTGCCAAACCGGGAACCAGTCAAGAGGTAGATGCCCAGTATCGTGACCGCTCCCCTTTGTACTGGATTGCGAATGCCAGTGAAGTACCGCTGGATCTCAACGCCGGTGTCACTGATGGCCAGACCGGTTCCGTGCCCTTCATGCATACACTGAAGGCCTACAATCAGTTGGCGAAAAAGAATAACAGCCCCCTAATTACTGATGCAGAAATGCATCAATTGTGGGATCAGGGGAAACTCACAACGCCTCAGTCTGCCGATGAGACCCCTGACGAAACTTACGGCCGCGATATTCATCTCCGTCGCAAGTCGGGGCAGGCCCGCGTCACCATTTTTGAAGGGGGGCATGAAGGATTACCGGAACCAGCCTGCGCCTGGCTGTCGCAGCAGTCTCGTGATACTTCCAGCTTTGGAAAAGGGTCAGACTGA